One window of the Leptospira broomii serovar Hurstbridge str. 5399 genome contains the following:
- a CDS encoding histidine kinase dimerization/phosphoacceptor domain -containing protein: MLNEKNESGIGITSRFCRKKFLLPASLLFFFISVIIPIADSILGYSIQRLGLIVGGIASFISIILILYGKYIAAVYICSISFCLALCVGTFWGTHNIAFWFPTVVLFHLFFASKKHTVFVFVFCLLLSFIQAYLRREELNFGVLTDSIGSLIVLSVIGLMIATDLEKLLLQKNSLIQELNHRVRNNLQVVLGLISLLKASNEWAAPTLNILERRVLALSSVHDIDSDPSDPGKVPMSIVFADYLNRIAAEAIRFPKINIPKNETFLTIKDAIFMAMIAGEIITTGMNSQIESSVSERLINIEIDELETDLVELKITGIAIVLGQGVEFIELLAEQLGAKLRVAHDEEKPISIVTFRKST; the protein is encoded by the coding sequence ATGTTGAACGAAAAAAATGAATCTGGCATCGGAATTACCTCGAGGTTTTGTAGAAAAAAATTTCTTCTACCTGCCTCCCTATTATTTTTTTTCATATCCGTCATTATCCCGATCGCAGATTCTATTTTAGGATATTCCATTCAAAGACTGGGTTTAATCGTCGGAGGAATTGCCTCTTTCATTAGCATTATCTTAATTTTATACGGGAAATATATAGCAGCCGTTTATATTTGCTCGATTAGTTTTTGCTTGGCTCTTTGCGTCGGGACTTTTTGGGGTACTCATAATATTGCGTTCTGGTTTCCGACAGTCGTGCTGTTTCATTTATTCTTTGCCTCGAAAAAACATACCGTTTTTGTTTTCGTGTTTTGCTTGTTACTTTCTTTTATCCAAGCATATTTAAGAAGAGAAGAATTAAATTTTGGAGTATTAACGGACTCTATCGGCTCCTTAATCGTTCTCTCCGTAATCGGATTAATGATCGCCACTGATTTGGAAAAACTTCTGCTCCAGAAGAATTCCTTAATCCAAGAATTGAACCACAGAGTCAGAAATAATTTACAGGTCGTCTTAGGACTGATTTCGCTGTTGAAAGCTTCCAATGAATGGGCCGCGCCGACATTAAATATTCTGGAACGCAGAGTTTTGGCTTTATCCAGCGTTCATGATATCGATAGTGATCCATCGGATCCTGGTAAAGTCCCAATGAGCATCGTATTCGCCGACTACCTGAATCGAATCGCGGCCGAAGCGATTCGATTCCCGAAAATAAATATCCCGAAAAATGAAACCTTTCTTACGATCAAAGACGCAATTTTTATGGCGATGATTGCTGGAGAAATTATCACTACCGGAATGAATTCTCAAATCGAATCGTCCGTATCAGAACGACTTATCAATATAGAAATCGACGAATTAGAAACGGATTTAGTGGAATTGAAAATTACCGGGATTGCGATCGTTTTGGGGCAAGGCGTGGAATTCATCGAATTGTTAGCCGAACAATTAGGCGCCAAATTACGGGTCGCACACGATGAAGAAAAACCGATTAGCATCGTCACATTTAGAAAGTCTACCTAG
- a CDS encoding exodeoxyribonuclease V subunit gamma, with protein sequence MPIKVFSSDDLTLLAENLLSSVSAEIREEDGLYSPIIVIPNQSMETWLYLEFVKRAGIVFNIRFLFLEKAIEEFLLKKYSPDLKPNSRPFLLPEARRFLIYEYIQKTPGFLSDYPILSAYLLPSGRKKIDPVRLFELSGRLAKYFKDYELQRQDWIRNWIGNRYEMLRIGAEDIEEWNATKSPVFFLQKELYAATAASANAETLIQFAMRTRSSEKTPNTKKAKHGKIYLFGLSQLSSTYIALFNALLPELSVEVFQFGLPQDAVATDASRLTTCRSWATPFRTLHQSWLASGAQIHKIQDREKKQDSLLEALQTYLLSGKQALSDRRFRADASLIIAEASGKLREVESVFHAILSKLDDDPTLRLTDIGIFCVDLPDYRPAIESIFEGGILAKQMNRNGKEEFSPKTLPYTIRDVRAGGTSSFLRGLLCIFPLLTGKKSRKEFFDLFRNSCFQAKWGIDPEAVQEWGIYAKNLNLYVDDSLEGDPQSFSFRNGFIRLAMSEVLPESAEADTGVSPYPSQNKISVENWIGIWKKVESLLNSFSDRLSDPSLSSDELLDSFLRFAQAMLVPAEEEPEEAAIALELFSRLESLKGISWDAGDAKDRIRFFETFVRESCDGIPVRKGKYLTGGITVSALQPMRPIPFRHIFILGLGEGAFPGIDDRSAFNLRHLSPRIGDITTRQTNESLLYETILSAKESLNFSFVSQDTGKDEELAPSPSLLQIEQALKEFILHPEESVRIPLPLNKHSRQYFEARTIPREKDFRSTFFKTYDASAITAYGQEEGKREYAKKILNFGTASHSAMSLQIEKELTIDLSELIQFWRSPLFYFLRKNFGLYVQDFEEEESASQREPFRISESFSLISETWKLFGKNFSGKKIPTDSLPIFLQGYEKTIQNFGKRGLLPRGTYRDVEEILNAEKFERSWEKIGPLINQSYFYDALSFGETAKQGSILSLPSPFLDISEGIRVYFSGLKESVFVSDENANIILIYPNSKKNLKNGIEPLIIQSLLDLIPTESKKQKTVQVLFGYVSKEGAPDEYQLQSERLESKNFLKDLVEEYLRPCTALISPQFWEDFPLRKEISQSAKKEDRERLSQEYSLWIRESLEYDLSEYLNPTLRLLPSPKDHIPVNALDLSEKLYEPVLRSLS encoded by the coding sequence ATGCCTATCAAAGTTTTTTCTTCCGACGACTTAACTCTCTTAGCGGAAAATCTGCTCTCTTCCGTTTCCGCCGAAATACGAGAAGAAGACGGATTGTACAGTCCGATTATAGTAATTCCAAATCAAAGTATGGAGACGTGGCTATACTTGGAATTTGTAAAGCGAGCCGGAATCGTTTTCAATATCCGTTTTCTCTTTTTAGAAAAGGCAATCGAAGAATTTTTATTAAAAAAATATTCTCCGGATCTAAAACCTAATTCGCGTCCCTTTCTTCTACCGGAAGCTAGGCGTTTTCTAATTTACGAATACATTCAAAAAACACCCGGCTTTCTCTCGGATTACCCGATTCTAAGCGCGTATCTTCTACCATCAGGAAGAAAAAAGATAGATCCTGTTCGACTATTCGAATTATCCGGAAGACTCGCTAAATATTTCAAAGATTACGAACTGCAAAGACAGGATTGGATTCGAAATTGGATAGGCAATCGATACGAAATGCTTCGCATAGGAGCCGAGGACATCGAAGAATGGAATGCTACGAAATCGCCGGTTTTCTTTTTACAAAAAGAGTTATATGCAGCGACTGCAGCAAGCGCTAACGCCGAAACACTTATTCAATTTGCTATGCGAACTCGCTCTTCGGAAAAAACGCCGAATACTAAAAAAGCAAAGCACGGAAAAATATATTTATTCGGACTCTCACAATTATCTTCTACCTATATAGCGTTGTTTAACGCACTTTTACCTGAGCTTTCCGTAGAAGTATTCCAATTCGGTCTACCGCAAGACGCGGTCGCGACTGACGCATCGCGGCTAACCACTTGTCGTAGCTGGGCAACTCCGTTCCGCACACTCCATCAAAGTTGGCTAGCTTCAGGGGCTCAAATTCATAAGATTCAAGACCGCGAAAAAAAACAAGATTCCCTGCTTGAAGCGCTACAGACTTATCTTTTAAGCGGAAAACAAGCTCTGTCGGACAGGCGATTCCGTGCCGACGCAAGCCTAATAATAGCTGAGGCTTCGGGAAAATTAAGAGAAGTGGAGTCGGTTTTTCACGCAATTCTTTCCAAGCTAGATGATGATCCGACACTTCGCTTAACGGATATCGGTATTTTCTGCGTAGACCTTCCCGATTATCGGCCGGCAATTGAAAGCATCTTCGAAGGGGGAATCCTTGCGAAGCAAATGAACCGGAATGGAAAGGAGGAATTTTCTCCAAAGACTCTTCCTTATACGATACGAGACGTGCGTGCCGGAGGGACAAGTTCCTTTTTGCGCGGATTGCTATGTATTTTCCCGTTACTCACTGGAAAAAAATCAAGAAAGGAATTCTTCGACCTATTTCGAAATTCTTGTTTCCAGGCAAAATGGGGTATCGACCCGGAAGCGGTTCAAGAATGGGGTATATATGCAAAAAACCTAAACCTTTACGTAGACGACTCCTTGGAAGGTGATCCACAGTCATTTTCCTTTCGGAACGGATTTATTCGATTGGCAATGTCTGAAGTCCTACCCGAATCTGCAGAGGCGGATACCGGTGTCTCGCCTTATCCTTCCCAAAATAAAATTTCCGTAGAGAATTGGATCGGTATTTGGAAAAAAGTTGAATCCCTTCTGAACTCCTTTTCCGATCGTTTATCGGATCCAAGTCTTTCATCCGACGAATTACTGGATTCGTTCTTAAGATTCGCGCAGGCAATGCTCGTTCCCGCCGAAGAAGAACCGGAAGAAGCAGCGATAGCGTTGGAATTGTTTTCCCGACTGGAATCCTTAAAAGGGATTTCGTGGGATGCCGGCGATGCTAAGGATAGAATTCGATTTTTTGAAACTTTTGTTCGCGAGTCCTGCGACGGAATTCCGGTCAGAAAGGGGAAATATCTTACCGGCGGAATTACCGTCTCAGCTTTGCAACCGATGCGCCCGATTCCGTTTCGGCATATATTTATACTAGGACTCGGGGAGGGGGCGTTTCCGGGAATCGACGATCGCTCCGCCTTCAACCTCAGACATCTGTCTCCTCGTATAGGCGATATTACGACTAGACAGACGAATGAATCCTTGTTATATGAAACGATTTTATCCGCGAAAGAAAGCCTGAATTTCTCCTTCGTTTCCCAGGATACGGGTAAGGACGAGGAGTTAGCGCCCTCCCCTTCCTTATTACAAATCGAGCAAGCGTTAAAAGAATTCATTCTACATCCGGAAGAAAGTGTCAGGATTCCCCTGCCGTTAAACAAACATAGTAGACAATATTTCGAAGCCAGGACTATTCCCCGCGAAAAGGATTTTCGGTCCACTTTCTTTAAAACGTACGACGCGTCCGCCATCACGGCTTACGGACAAGAAGAAGGAAAAAGAGAATACGCTAAAAAAATATTGAATTTCGGAACGGCCTCGCATTCCGCAATGTCATTACAGATCGAAAAGGAACTTACGATCGATTTGAGTGAGCTCATACAATTTTGGAGATCACCTCTCTTTTATTTTCTTAGGAAAAATTTCGGGCTGTACGTCCAAGACTTCGAAGAAGAAGAATCTGCATCCCAGAGAGAGCCGTTTCGAATTTCGGAAAGTTTTTCCTTAATTTCGGAAACTTGGAAACTTTTCGGAAAAAATTTTTCCGGGAAAAAGATACCCACCGATTCCCTCCCCATATTTTTACAAGGATACGAGAAAACGATTCAGAATTTCGGCAAACGCGGCTTACTTCCGCGAGGAACCTACCGTGACGTAGAAGAGATTCTCAATGCGGAAAAGTTCGAACGGTCCTGGGAAAAAATCGGACCACTGATAAATCAAAGTTATTTTTACGACGCGCTTTCTTTCGGCGAGACCGCTAAACAAGGATCTATCCTTTCTCTGCCGAGCCCATTCTTAGATATTTCCGAAGGAATTCGAGTGTACTTTAGCGGACTGAAGGAATCGGTGTTCGTTTCCGACGAGAATGCAAACATAATCTTAATCTATCCAAATTCGAAAAAAAACCTGAAAAACGGAATCGAGCCGCTAATAATACAATCACTCCTGGATCTCATACCGACGGAATCGAAAAAACAAAAGACAGTGCAGGTGTTATTCGGATACGTCTCTAAAGAAGGGGCGCCCGACGAATATCAATTACAATCGGAAAGATTGGAAAGCAAAAATTTCCTAAAAGATCTTGTAGAAGAATACCTCCGTCCTTGTACTGCATTAATTTCTCCGCAATT